GCTCTATATATTATCACCTGATCTgcatattgatatgcacatgaggcgcccctcttgttttctgtgttttaattcagctctggatttatctgtgaggaggagagcagccttgTTTTGTGCATTTAAGGGTTTGCCGGTACACCTTGAGTTACCAGCCTGCATCTATGAGTACATATGTGTACTTTGGtctaatgtgagtacccatttggctttttcctATATCTTTTGTTTtggtatactgatatacacatgaggcgcccctcttgtttctCATCAAGCCTCTTTATCTAAGTGCTTttcacagacatgcagtgtagtcaatcagtgaagactccaaaATAACTtcatggtagtgagcacaatgttatctatatgacacacatgaactaacactgtctaactgtgaaaaactttcaaaatactttGAGCTAAGAAagggttttcaacggttttagaaatcagtttgagcctagctaggtttagcttttcaaaaatactaccaagggaacaaagcaaatttgatgataaaagtaaattggaaagttgtgtaaattgcatgccctatctgaatcatgaaagtttagttttgactttactgtccctttaagggtcacttAGAAAGATACAAAGAAGCAAAGCAGCGGGGTTACGAATTAAAGTTTAAAAGAAGATATAAATGTTTTTGCAAAGAaactcatagggctagattaccagtggagcgcaatATTAATATCAATATTGCCCATTTATGGACGCATGTtaagatagtgctccactcgtaatctaggccatagtctctaTTTTCTCCATACAATTCACTCTAAAAAAAACAGGCCTTTAACAAacaatcggcgagattacgagtcttgcgttagccttaaaaagcagcattgaaaggtcccaatgctgctttttaacgcccgctggtattacgagtcttgcaggtacaggtgtaccgctcacttttcttccgcgactcgagcttatcgcaaatccccttacgtaaattgcgtaccctatcttttcaatgggacttgcataacgccggtattacgagtcttggaagaagtgagcggtagaccctctcctgtcaagactcctaccgcatttaaaagtcagtagagttttatgggctaacgttatagcataaaactcttaactaaagtgctaaaaagtacactaacacccataaactacctattaacccctaaaccgaggcccccccccacattgcaaacacttaaataaagtttctaatccctaatctgccggccggacatcgccgccactttaataaatatattaagctctaaaccaccgcactcccgcctcgcaaacactagttacattttattaacccctaatctgccgtacctaacatcgccgacacctacctacatttattaacccctaatctgccaccccgacgttgccgctactatattaaaggtattaacccctaaacctaagtctaaacctaaccccccctaacttaaatataatttaaaataatctaaataaaattaccacaattaaataaattatataaaacaaaatacttacctataaaataaaccctgaggcctagatttggagtttggcggtagccgtgaaaaccagcgttagaggctcctaacgctggttttaggctaccgccggtatttggagtcagtcaaaaaagggtctaacgctcacttttcagccgcgacttttccataccgcagatccccttacgtaaattgcgtatcctatcttttcaatgggatctttctaactccggtatttagagtcgtggctgaaatgagcgttagaaatgtaacgacaaaactccagccgcagaaaaaagtcagtagttaagagctttctgggctaacgccggttcataaagctcttaactactgtgctctaaagtacactaacacctataaactacctatgtaccaaaccttattttgttcttttaattcatatttgttttagttatgtttttattttttattatttatcttttattgagtttttcatttttttttaataaaaataaacttttaaggcctagattacgagtggagcactatcattAGCGTGAGGAGCGTAAACATGATTGTGAGATTTTTTGTTCAAATCCATATTTCTAAGTGGCATGCTGTTAAAGTTACCGCTAATTAATTTAAGCGTTCTCgcagtaatttacactccccatattttctatgggtatcgTTGAGCGGTAATAAGTGCTATTGCGCAAATGCAATCGCATTTACCGTTCACACTTTTTATACGCAACCTTTCAGCGTTTGTCTGGAGGAAACAGTCACACTAAAGTACACttaaaacccctaaaccaccccccccacaatgcaaactatctctttacactattaaccactaaacctccaccctcacattgcaaagtaacttTCTACACCATTAACCCCGGCACTAAGCCGCCacacccccactgcaaagtaacacactaacatctaaaccccctaacctaacaccccctaagttaacccaaaatagactaaccctacctttacaaaaaaaactaactacctttaaaagaATAAATACTTACttgagaaattttaaaaaaaatctaaccttagcttaaaaaaaataaataaatacaattactgtAAAAAAGCACACAACATTaccgtaaaaaaaaacacattacagaaaaataaaaaacctaacattactgtaaaaaactaacattacacaaaataaaaaactaacattatttaaaaaaaaacctaacattatgaaaataaaatctaccattacaaaaaaataacaaacaaattaccaaaaataaaaaaagttaagcgtattctaaaccccccccaaaaaaataaaaataaaagaaagattctaacactaaactacaaatagccctttaaagggcctcttgtaggacattgccctaaagtgaaccagATCTTTTTCTTAAAAGAAAACACTACTTTCTAACATCAGCCCCTcaacccccactgcaaagtaacacactaacatctaaaccccctatcctaacaccccctaagttactcaAAAATAGACTAACcgtacctttacaaaaaaaataactacctttaaaagaataaaaacttacatgagaaattaaaaaatatctaaCCTTAgcttaaaaaaataccattactgtaaaaaaacacattactgtaaaaaaaacacactacagaaaaataaaaaacctaacattactgtaaaaaaaacacactacagaaaaataaaaaacctaacattactgtaaaaaaaactaacattacacaaaataaaaaaactaacattatttaaaaaaaaaactaacattataaaaataaaatctaccattacaaaaaaaataacaaacaaattaccaaaaataaaaaaaagttatgcctattctaaacccccccccaaaaaaaaacaaaataaaaaaagattctaacactaaactacaaatagccctttaaagggcctcttgtaggacattgccctaaagtgaaccagctctttttcttaaaaaaacatcaGCCCCtcaacccaccccaaaaaacaaaaaacatctaaaaaacaaaacctactctaaaagtgtcatgaaaagggcatttgactgggcattgcccttaaaaaggcatttagctgttTTGCTACCCAGAGAGCTCTAGCGAAAGTGctaattagtgttccacttgtaatctgaccctaattcTATAGAAATCTATGTTCTCTGCCTGTGATCGCTCATATATAAGTTGAAAgatttataatcacatgtaatttgaTATACTGATTTTACATgtaatttctgttttattttttatccaGTACTAGCCAAATGACTTACTCCTAAAATCTTTATtcccttaatttatttatttttaatattaatccTGTTATATATTTCATCTTTTAGGGTTGATTTCTCTGCTTTATTTTGCATAGTAACACCTCTTATTTCTTTTAGTATTACAGGTATGCAGATTGTAGCCACATGCAGTTATCTTCAGTTCCTCAGGATCTTCCTAATGATACTGAAGATCTTGTTCTAGATTTTAATCACCTTGTGAGTCTGGATGAACATTCAGTTTTTAAGTACCATGACCTGAAAAGCCTAAATCTGCAATCCAATGGTTTGAAATTTGTGAATCCATATGCTTTTCAGAACACAGTGCATCTTGAGTCACTATCATTACAAGATAATAGTATACATACCAAATATGACTTGCTCTCAGCAGCCTTGAAGTTTACTCCATTTCTTAAGAAATTGGACCTGTCACAAAATAATCTCAATGAGGATATGTTGATCCTAATTCTAAGGAATCTTACATCCCTGGAGAGCCTTTACCTTGACAATAATATTATTATGCGGTTGGACAGTTCAATCTTTGAAGGTCTCAGTCAGCTGAAAGAGCTAAGCTTGCAAAGGAACTACATTTATGAGATTGAAGGTGGTACATTTGAAGGTCTGATGAAGCTGAGGAATCTAAATTTAGCCTACAATCATTTGCCATGTATTGTAGACTTTGGTCTCACACAGCTCCAATCACTCAATCTCAGCTTTAACAACATTGAATGGTTCCAGGCTCAAGAAATTGATGTAGAGTTCCACCTGGAGCGACTTGACATCTCTCACAACCAGCTGCTGTTTTTTCCACTCTTGCCTAGACGCAATCAACTACATTTGCTGCTACTCTCTGATAATGAAATGAGGTTCTATGCCAAATTGTCAGATGCCAACTCTTCACTTGTAAGCTTTTTAGTTATTGAAAACAATAGTATTAATATCACTACTGTTAACTTGTGGGACGAAGTCATTCTCAGTAATTTTTCCACTTTACATTACCTTGACATGAGTAGGAACCAATTCCATAATCTACCAGAAGGTTTTTTAGCTAAAATGTCTTCCTTGGCATACCTAAAACTTAACTGGAACTGTCTAGAAACATTTAGCCTTACTCAAAAAGATATCCCAAGTGATATAATTGAGCTGGACCTCAGTAATAACAAACTGTCCACTCTACAAGTGGATAACACTTCCCAGAGCTACTTGGGTCTAAAGTACTTTAATCTCAGCAATAACATTTTGCAGAAACTCCCCAGGCACATCTTCCACAACATGAATGGCTTAAACAGTCTTGATCTCAGCTACAACAAGATAAATTTGTGTTCTTATTCACATAGTGTTGCAGATATTGGTGAAAGCAACTGTGTGGATATCAGGAATCTGTCATCTCTCAGATATCTTCACCTTTCTGGATGTGGAATAGAACTGGATACTGGCAGAGCATTTCATGGTACAGCAATAACATATCTGGATCTTTCTTATAACCATCTGAGGGACATCTACTTTTTGCTGGACATAGCTACTACTTTACAATTTCTTTATCTCAGAAACAGTCTACCATATAATGTCAGTGTTGATTTTTCTGCATTTGGAAATTTGATATACCTGGACATTTCAGAAAATGTACTCACTACATTTCCTACATCTTTGTTGGAATTAGCTCTTCATTTCTTGGATCTCCGGAAAAATAGCTTGACGTCACTTCCCCTGGATAGTTCTTACCAACAGCTCCTACAAAACATTAAAACTATATACCTCAGTGACAACCCATTTGACTGCTGTGAACTGAGTTGGTGGGTTATTCTTAGTAAAATCACTCAAATTCGTGTACCTGATATTCAAGAGGTGAACTGTCAATTCTCCCACAGTTATATGCCAGTGAATGACATTCCAGAGTCTGTTGTTCAGAGCTGCCGATGGAAAACTGGTGGCAACTTGCTCTACTTGTTGCTTGTATTCCCAATGTGTTTGACTCTACTAATAGCTCTTATTTTGCTGTTTCTATTGTTTCGGCAAACATTTTTACAATCACTTAAAAGATGTTACAGAACATCCAGCTACTGAACCTTAACGTGAATGGAACAACTGTTATTCATCCAGGGCTTTATCATCTATATGCACCCAGACTAATAttatttttacataaataaatcTAATTCTGTAAGTTAAAAgcagtttctatttttttaaagcagAGTTATGGCAAGCAGtacaatgaggcatatatgtgacaCAGGGGTAATTTTCTAAGTATACGTGTGCCAAAATACTACATTTAAGTTACAACATGTATATCTTACTTGGTGTTGCAAGTGCATGCTAGTGCAGCTAAATTAAAATCAGATTATaaaactaatttctttcatgtaattagcaagagtccatgagctagtgacgtatgggatatacattcctaccaggaggggcaaagtttcccaaaccttaaaatgcctataaatacacccctcaccacacccacaattcagttttacgaactttgcctccgatggaggtggtgaagtaagtttgtgctagattctacgttgatatgcgctccgcagcaagttggagcccggttttcctctcagcgtgcagtgaatgtcagagggatgtgaggagagtattgcctatttgaatgcagtgatctccttctacggggtctatttcataggttctctgttatcggtcgtagaga
This genomic stretch from Bombina bombina isolate aBomBom1 chromosome 4, aBomBom1.pri, whole genome shotgun sequence harbors:
- the NRROS gene encoding transforming growth factor beta activator LRRC33, translating into MKQYYRYADCSHMQLSSVPQDLPNDTEDLVLDFNHLVSLDEHSVFKYHDLKSLNLQSNGLKFVNPYAFQNTVHLESLSLQDNSIHTKYDLLSAALKFTPFLKKLDLSQNNLNEDMLILILRNLTSLESLYLDNNIIMRLDSSIFEGLSQLKELSLQRNYIYEIEGGTFEGLMKLRNLNLAYNHLPCIVDFGLTQLQSLNLSFNNIEWFQAQEIDVEFHLERLDISHNQLLFFPLLPRRNQLHLLLLSDNEMRFYAKLSDANSSLVSFLVIENNSINITTVNLWDEVILSNFSTLHYLDMSRNQFHNLPEGFLAKMSSLAYLKLNWNCLETFSLTQKDIPSDIIELDLSNNKLSTLQVDNTSQSYLGLKYFNLSNNILQKLPRHIFHNMNGLNSLDLSYNKINLCSYSHSVADIGESNCVDIRNLSSLRYLHLSGCGIELDTGRAFHGTAITYLDLSYNHLRDIYFLLDIATTLQFLYLRNSLPYNVSVDFSAFGNLIYLDISENVLTTFPTSLLELALHFLDLRKNSLTSLPLDSSYQQLLQNIKTIYLSDNPFDCCELSWWVILSKITQIRVPDIQEVNCQFSHSYMPVNDIPESVVQSCRWKTGGNLLYLLLVFPMCLTLLIALILLFLLFRQTFLQSLKRCYRTSSY